TTGTTCGGCCGCTTCAGGGCGAACATCGTAAGCCGTGACGACCGCACCTAAGCGTTTGGCGGTGGCAATCGCCTGCAGGCCAGCCACGCCAGCCCCAATCACAAACACCTTAGCCGGCGAGAGAGTGCCCGCCGCTGTCATTAACATGGGGTACATCTTCGGAAGGTGGACAGCCGCCAGAAGTACCGCACGGTATCCAGCGATAGTGGCCTGGGACGAGAGAACGTCCATGCTTTGAGCCCGGGTAATCCGGGGGATCATTTCCAGGGCAAACATATTTACCTGGCGATCGGCCACTTCTGAAAGAGCCGACAGATTGCCGAGCGGGTCCCACATGCCGACGACGACTTGATTGGGCTTCATCCAATCGAGATCGGCCTTGCCTGCTTCTGGATTGGCACCGTAGCCACGAACCTGGAAGAGAATGTCTGCTTTCTCGAAAGCTTCCTGGCGAGAACCGACCAGTTGGGCCCCTTTGTCGAGGTAAAATTGATCGGGGAATCCGGCCGCGATGCCAGCTCCTTGTTCGATAAGGACGGTGGCTCCTGCTTTGGTGAGGGGGGGAATCGACGCCGGGACCAGGGCGACTCGCTTTTCACCGGGGAAATTTTCGCGTACGACACCAACAATCATGATGGGCGTCTCCGGGGGGCTTGGGATGTCTGACAAGTTGTGCATTCATGGCAAGCCGTGCCCTCTTGCTGAGGGCCTTTTGTCCGGGGGCTTTCCACAAGGTGTGATGGTGAAGGGAAATTGTCCCATAGCGATTCCGCCTTGAGAAGCGTGTTCAGCAGCTGGCTCAAGGATACGTGTTAGGGTAAGTGGAAAAGTTTAGCGGCAATGCCAGATAAACCCCCTCTGGTTCCTCTATTAATCTATTGAGAAACAGCCAGAAGAGTCGAGCAAGGCAACAATCCCCAAGGTGAGTGCCAATTTCTAGGTTTGGACCCTTGTGAGGTTACCGGCCTCGCGGTAAGATACGTGTTTCTAATTTCCCCCAGCATGCCAATAGGGCGTGTAAAACCTTGCGGGGACTTAGGTTACGAAAGCCACGCGGTTTTTGTGGTTCAAGCTTCTTCAGCGGCAAGCAGGAGGCCGGCTTGAGCCCCAGTAGTGAAATTAACAAAACGATGACGACCAAAACATTCTCAGCCAAACCTGGACAAGTCGAGCAGAAATGGTGGCTCGTCGACGGCGAAGATCAAATCGTCGGACGTTTGGCCAGCGACATCGCCGTGCGTCTGATGGGCAAGCATCGCCCCACCTACACCCCGCACGTCGACACCGGCGACTTCGTCATTGTCGTCAACGCTGAAAAAGTGAAGTTCAGCGGCACCAAATGGGAAAAGAAGCGTTATACCTGGTACACCGGTTACACGCGTCAGCGTAGCGAATCGGCTGCAGAACGTTTGGAATCGCATCCAGACGAAATCTTGCGTGAAGCCGTTCGCCGTATGCTTCCCAAGAACAAGCTCGCCACGAAGATGCTCAGCAAGCTGAAGATCTTTGTCGGTCCCGATCACAATCATCAGGCCCAGAATCCAGAGAAGCTGGAAGGCCTGGGACAGGTTCGCCAGAAGAAACGCGACTAGTCCTGGCGGTCGCGGTTGGATGAATCGCGACCCTGTTTTTGATTTCTCCCCGAACATTTCTGGTCAATAGAGTTAGCAAGTTATGTCGACTGCGGATCCTCAAACCGAAGACGTGCAAGCAGAAGTTGCCGTGGAAACCACCACCACCGAAGTGGCCGAGCCGGCACCGGTTAAGCACATTGAGAAGACTGACCCCAAGACGGGTGAGCACCTCGGCACGGGGCGTCGTAAGTCGAGCGTCGCTCGCGTTCGTATCAAGCCGGGTTCCGGTAAGATCGTGATCAACGATCGTGAACTGAACGAATACTTCCCGCACGAACAAGACCAGAACGCTGTCATGGCTCCGCTTCGCGATAGCGGTTACGACAGCAAGGTTGACGTCCGTATCCTGGTCACCGGTGGTGGTCCGACCGGCCAGTCAGGTGCTTGCCGCATGGGCTTGGGCCGTGCGCTGCTGAGCATGGATCCGGAAGTTGGTCACCAGCTGAAAGACAATGGTCACCTGACCCGCGATAGCCGTATGAAGGAACGTAAGAAGTACGGTCTGCACGGTGCCCGTCGCGGTACTCAGTTCTCGAAGCGTTAATCGCCGAGACGACAATTGGAACATCGAAGAGAGCCTTGTCTGCGGACGAGGCTCTTTTTGCGTGCGCTGTG
The Bremerella cremea DNA segment above includes these coding regions:
- the rplM gene encoding 50S ribosomal protein L13 — translated: MTTKTFSAKPGQVEQKWWLVDGEDQIVGRLASDIAVRLMGKHRPTYTPHVDTGDFVIVVNAEKVKFSGTKWEKKRYTWYTGYTRQRSESAAERLESHPDEILREAVRRMLPKNKLATKMLSKLKIFVGPDHNHQAQNPEKLEGLGQVRQKKRD
- the rpsI gene encoding 30S ribosomal protein S9, encoding MSTADPQTEDVQAEVAVETTTTEVAEPAPVKHIEKTDPKTGEHLGTGRRKSSVARVRIKPGSGKIVINDRELNEYFPHEQDQNAVMAPLRDSGYDSKVDVRILVTGGGPTGQSGACRMGLGRALLSMDPEVGHQLKDNGHLTRDSRMKERKKYGLHGARRGTQFSKR
- a CDS encoding NAD(P) transhydrogenase subunit alpha; this translates as MIVGVVRENFPGEKRVALVPASIPPLTKAGATVLIEQGAGIAAGFPDQFYLDKGAQLVGSRQEAFEKADILFQVRGYGANPEAGKADLDWMKPNQVVVGMWDPLGNLSALSEVADRQVNMFALEMIPRITRAQSMDVLSSQATIAGYRAVLLAAVHLPKMYPMLMTAAGTLSPAKVFVIGAGVAGLQAIATAKRLGAVVTAYDVRPEAAEQIESLGAKAAQFQLAAEGAQDKGGYAKDLGEEFYQKQREFMGEICADNDVVITTAAIPGRKSPLLVTTEGIKRMAPGSIAIDLAAERGGNIEPSQANQQIDLEGITIFGPTNLPSEIPNHASQMFSNNITKFLLNMVQDNQLHLNMDDAIVSGTIATQGGEVVNNRLREMLGLEPISPSPATEPQTGKKETPSDS